The following proteins are co-located in the Syntrophorhabdus sp. genome:
- a CDS encoding AMP-binding protein, producing MKNGHWMTAKDVLRVNAFKWPDKVGIKDLYKAYTFKQWNERACRLANALADLGMKKGDRFAVLGYNCVEWLEFYAAAAKGGFLCVPLMFRLAAPEMEYIINHCEAKV from the coding sequence ATGAAGAACGGTCATTGGATGACGGCTAAGGATGTGTTGAGGGTGAATGCGTTTAAGTGGCCCGACAAGGTGGGCATCAAGGACCTTTACAAGGCCTACACCTTCAAGCAGTGGAATGAAAGGGCCTGCAGACTTGCGAATGCCCTTGCTGATCTGGGAATGAAGAAAGGCGACCGTTTCGCAGTCCTCGGATACAACTGTGTCGAGTGGCTGGAGTTCTACGCGGCCGCGGCAAAAGGCGGATTCCTGTGCGTGCCCCTCATGTTCAGGCTTGCCGCCCCGGAGATGGAATACATCATCAACCACTGCGAAGCAAAGGTCTT